The sequence gtcccacgttggggggtcccttcatggagcctgcttctccctctgcctgtgcctctgcctctctctctctctctgagtctctcatgaataaataacaaaataaaataaaatattttaaaaaacgtaagtgaaggcaaaaaaaaaaaaagacatcatgtccaactggcttttttttttttttaatttatgatagtcatacagagagagagagggagaggcagagacacaggcagagggagaagcaggctccatgcaccgggagcccaacgttggattcgatcccgggtctccaggatcgcgccctgggccaaaggcaggcgccaaaccgctgcgccacccagggatcccccaactggCTTTAAAGGCACATTTGTTCAAACCTTAGAGGAGTCATGCTATTGAAACCATTGCAGAGCGTATAGCCTACCTGCACCCGCCATTGGCCTGGATATAGAATTCCAGGTTGAAAGTCGTTTTCCTCAGAATTTGGAAGGCATTGATCCATTGTCCGGTAGCTTCCAGTATTGTTCCAAAGCGTGCTGGTGTTCTGATTCTTGAGACCGCGTGCGGAACTCTGTTATCTCTCTGCACACTTGTAGGCTCATCACTTGGTCTCCTGCATCCTGAAAATTTTCAGCAGTGTGGACCTATAATGTCCACTGGGCTGGGCACTCCGTGGCTTGTTTCAGACTCTTTCGTATGAGGTGCTTTCCTCAAATGTCTGGCGTTCTGGGTTGGGTGCTCATATTAAGGAAgggtcaccaaaaaaaaaaaaaaaaaaaaaaaaaaaaggctgggaaGCTCAGAGTGAATGGGTGGGGTCTCATGACTGGTCATCACTGCATGGCCACCAAGTGGTCTGTGACCTCCAGTGACCCTTAGGGCCCACATCTTCAGGGCTTTCCTGATGGACCCATCAGATTCCACTGAGAAGGTCTTCCAGACACCTGCCTAGGGACTATATACATGGCTTTCAGGATtctgaaaagaagtaaaaaaataggagaatatACCCTGCCAGATTTTAGAGTGTGTTCCCAAGCTACACTGGTGCAAGGGGCATTAGTACCATATGCATTAATAAATCAATGGAATGGCATTTTAGATAGTCCagaaatggattattttttttaatttttatttatttatgatagtcacacacagagggagattgaggcagagacataggcagagggagaagcaggctccatgcaccgggagcccgacgtgggattcgaccctgggtctccaggatcgtgccctgggctggattgtttaatgtataaaaatgtagtGTGTGGTCAAGCCCATATCACAAATTAGTGTAGGAAGGCTCATGCAGTAAGCGCAGCTGGAATCGTTAGTCGGGGGCGGAGGGGGTGGGAAACGTCAGCATCTCACCTTATATGCTAAACTCAATgtatttgttcattattttattcaacaattatttatttgtctCCTATTATGTCCTAGACGAGTCAAACATTAGAAGCTGAAAAATAATTCTAGAGAGGCAGAAACGATCTGAACATGAGATTATTGTACAGAAAGGAATCCATAAACTTGACCACATAGCGGTGAGGAAGGACAAAATAACACACtaaggaaattttttattttatttatttatttttttaaagatttatttatttattcagagagagagaaaggaggcagagacacaggcagagggagaagcaggctccatgcagggagcccgaccgatgtgggactcgatcccaggcctccaggatcacaccccgggctgcaggcagcgttaaaccgctgtgccaccggagctgcccaggAAATTTTTTAATAACACGTATGCCCGATAAAgagttttatctttaaaactcAGGGCTGCTGAGAGACAGATACCCTCTGTCTATAAAGAGCTTAAGCAAATTGATTGGAAAACACCAAAACCCAAGAGAAGAATGGGCAAGGAAAATCCACAGAAGAAACATGAAGTGCCGAAGAAGTAGTTTTAAAATGTCCAGCCCCGGCAGTAATCAGGGCATATGTGTTAGAGGgtgatatcatatatatatattttttcctgaccAGTAATTAAcagaagaattgaaaaaaaatttaataatgtcACTGTGGGTGCCTTGAAACAGGCAATTTCATACAATGCTATTGAAcgcatgaataattttttttttagtctcggCTCCGTCCTCTCGTGAGCACAAGCTTGTGTCCCTGTaagggggcgggaggagggatCCTTCCTGCCTCGTGCCTTAGggcccctctcccctcttccgCTGCACCTCGTCCCCCATGCGCAGAGGTGTCTGGTGCCTTCCCTTCTTAGAATTTGCTGGTGCGTGTCTGCATCTCTGAATCATCCACAGCGAATTACTTCCATAATCGGAAAAAAAAAGCCCCTAACTTTTTAGAATGAAAAATGCCCTACTTTTGACCCAGTAATTTCGCTTCTTGGAATGGCTGTCTTTTAAGGAAATAGGCAGTTTGGAAAACATTCGTGCACAGGCGCCTGCATCACAGCACAATTTATAAGAGAGGATAATTAATTGCAAACAACCTAAAAATCCAGTATCAGGGTCATGGTTAAGGAGATAACGATAAGGCCGTTAAGTCGCGTTTCCCTCTTGATGACGTGGGGAGAAGGCTTATGACTTATGTAAagtgaaaaaagaacacaaaactgTAGGTACACCTTCACACcttcattcagattttatttaaaaatatgcatggaGGAGCCTGAAAGCAATTATTTCCGAATATTCACAGTGATTATGGCTGGATGTTGGGATCTCATTGTCTACGATGATCTGAGCCTGACCTTtatagtctgaaaaaaaaaatgtctatatatggagaagagaatagaaaagttCATCTAATCCCACGTCGCACATAGAGGTGGACATTTTGAGTCCATAGAGGTGATAACCTGGATTCTGGCCACCTCGACTATCATGCCCAGTGCCCAGCGGAGTGAGGCTCGTGTTGAGCGGAAAGTAGACAAACATGCCGACTGGCCAGAGACTTCTGGAAATCCGAGGCGGCCGGAAGAATAGAAGGGCAGACTCAGCATCAGCCAGCGGCAGGTGCGTGTGACTCCGGGGCCtgcaggggaaggacagagggttGAGCCTTGGTGGCTTTGGGGTCAGAGCCAGTGTTGGTGGGGGACGTCGTAAGGGGAGAAAGTACATTCTAAGGATCCCCGATGAGCCTTCGCCCGACAAACGTTGGTGGTCACGCTGAGGTCAGAGCCAGAAGGAAACGAAGGATCATGGGTGGaggcgcggggggccgggggtgcAGTGGTGAGGTCGGCGCCCCAGCGGCCAGCGATGGGGAACAGGTCTGACATCACCAGCCCACCCGCCCACTCTGGTTACGCGCTGCCTGTGACGTTCACAGGCTCCCGTGGGTTGTAGATAAGGTGACCTTGGGTCACGCAGAATTCCCAGAGCACGCCACATAACCCCGACCCTTTCGTTCCTACTCAGGAAGGCAAGTGAGCTCAAGTGACTGGAACTGATCTTATTATAGGAACAAACCGGAATCTGTGCTGATTGTTGAAAACAGCACGTCACTCAGGAGCTGTAGGCTAGGGATGAGTGACAGGTCACTCCCCGCAACGCTCCTTGTATCTTATTGCTGCATACCTGTTTCTCGTTCAACCCTTTCGTTTCACGGTGGAGAAGCTGAGGCCCAGTGAGGCCAAAGGACCAGAGTCAAGGGAGTGTGAGGAGCTGGAGGCAGGAGTCAAGGCTCTTAGGGCTCTTGCCGTGACTGGGAATTGCCTGTCACCATCTTCgatggtgggggtggtggtgaggaataGGCGGGTGGGAGGAAGAAGTGGAAGGTGGAAGGTGCCGGGTTCCCTCCAGGCCCACGTCACCAAAGAGACACCCGAGTCCCACACACACTTAACattcttcttggcctcaccccAGTGCTCACCAGTGCTTAGAGGTGAGGTAGGGCTGGTGCGGTGGCAGTGTGGGTGGTGTCCTCCCCCAAAGAGGTCGCCCGAGTCCTAGCCGCCAGGACCTCAgaacgtgaccttatttggaaacagggtctttgcagaggtCATCAAGTTAAAGCCATTAGAATGGCCTTAAAAATCCAATATGGCTGTGGTGTCCTCATGACAAAATGTGGACGCAGAGGACAgatgcacacagagggagaatgtCACGTGAACATGAAGGCGGAGTTGGGGGTGATGCTTCCATCAGCCAAGACACGTGACAGCTggccagcaaccaccagaagctgggagggaGGCCTGGAGCACACGCTCCTTCACAGCCCCCGAAGGAACCGACCCTACAGACACCTTGATCTAGGACTTCGAGCCTCCAGGGCCGTGAGAGTTTAggtttctgttgttgaagccaccccAGTCTGTTGCGCTTTGTTCCGAAAGCCCTAGGAAGGGAGTACTGGTGAGTCGGAGCTTATAGCTCCGTCTCTTCATTCGTAAGTCTTCACCCTCCTGCACGGTTCCCACCGCTTTGCGTGGCCCCGATCTCGCTACAGTGTTCTCATCCCTAGACTGCTGTCCCCACCGCTCTGCATGGCCCTGATCCCGCTACGGTGTTCTCATCCTTAGACCGCTGTCCCCACCACTCTGCGTGGCCCTGATCCCGCTACGGTTCTCATCCCTAGACCACTGCCCATTTGCCTCTGTGTTCGTGTGGCCACCTAGCCTGGTCTTGCCCAAGACCCAAGTCCCTGGTCTAACCTCAGACCCAAGACCCAGCTCACAACGGATGAACGGGCTGGCAGGCACGCTTGGGTAGCAGGGCGGCCAGGGTGTTGGATGGCCACGGGGGCAGGTTGGGGACTGGCATGGCTTTGGCTGCTGTGGGGGCCCAGGTGGTGAGGACGGGAAGGAGGACCGTGAGGGAGGCATTTCAAAAGATAAGTGTTTAAGACGCAGGGCTGCTGAGAGGCAGGATGTAGGGGTGTGAGGGTTCAAGGTGCTGGGTGGAGTTGGGGTCGCCGAGGCCGAAGACAGGTCACACAGGCGGGCCAAGAGGTGGGAGATGGGAGATGGGCGAAGGGCGAAGCagctgccccccccgcccctcggAGGACACCACGACGGCATCAGTACACACCTAGCTTGTGATCAagtcttgtttattttagaagCATAAACAGTGGAACTAGGGAGGATTGAGGAGAATGAGAACCAGTCCCTGTGGCAGAGCCGGATCCAGCACAGGCtccgcgtgtgtgtgtgtgtgtgtgtgtgtgtgtgtgtgtgaccaagGCCGACCCCGCGGCCTCCATCAGCCTCCTGGGGGGACAATGTGGGTGGAGGTGGAGCTGCCGTGAGGCTGGGGTAAAACTGGCTCCAGGTTTGCTCTGAACCAGGTGAAAAAGTCTGGAGGTGCCGCAACACCCTTGGCCCAGAGCACCCCAGGCTGGCTCTGTCCATGCCCAAGGCAAGGTCGTGCCCTGGAGGGGAGACCTTGGTGCCTCCTGCTCACCAGGAAGGCCCCAGGTGTCCAAGAACAAGCTGCAACGAGGCCCCTGGCCAGTGAgcacctgctcccctccccacgtCTTCCCTGCAGTCTTCAAGGACAGGGCATCCCAGGCCGCCAGACTTCTCCGGGCCCCTCGGTCGGGTGACCGAAGCCCCGGGCCCTACACATACTGCTTCTTGGAAGCAGAGCTGCTGGGGCGACTGGGGGATTTCTGGCCACTCTCGGGGGGTGGGTCCAGGAAGAGGGGGGCCCTGGAGGAAGCCAGCCTCTCCTCCGTAGTCAGGTTGGCCCAGTTCTGCTCGCTGGAGGAGAGCCCGTTGTAGGTGGGGCACGGCGGGGACGAGGGTCCCTCTCCCATGGGCAGGTAGAAGAAGACCTGGTCGGCATAGGGCTCCGAGGAggcgccccggggtgggggggcatcctGGCCCCGCTGGGCCTTCATCCCCCGGCTGAGGCAGCGGCACAGCAGGTGAGCCAGCTCCAGTAGGTTGAGCACCAGGGAGATGAGTCCAACCACCAGCATGAAGATGATGAAGATAGTCTTCTCCGTGGGGCGCGAGACGAAGCAGTCCACGAGGTAGGGGCAGGGCGCGCGCTGGCACACAAACACGGGCTCCATGGTCCAGCCGTAGAGACGCCACTGGCCGTAGAGGAAGCCGGCCTCCAGCACGCTCTTACAGAGCACGCTGGCCACGTAGGTGCCCATCAGCGCCCCGCGGATCCGCAGGCGGCCGTCCTCCGCCACTGAGATCTTGGCCATCTGACGCTCGACGGCTGCCAGTGCCCGCTCCACGCGCGGGTCCTTGGCCGGCAGGGCCCGCagctccccctccttctgccgc comes from Canis lupus baileyi chromosome 13, mCanLup2.hap1, whole genome shotgun sequence and encodes:
- the GJA4 gene encoding gap junction alpha-4 protein, giving the protein MGDWGFLEKLLDQVQEHSTVVGKIWLTVLFIFRILILGLAGESVWGDEQSDFECNTAQPGCTNVCYDQAFPISHIRYWVLQFLFVSTPTLVYLGHVIYLSRREERLRQKEGELRALPAKDPRVERALAAVERQMAKISVAEDGRLRIRGALMGTYVASVLCKSVLEAGFLYGQWRLYGWTMEPVFVCQRAPCPYLVDCFVSRPTEKTIFIIFMLVVGLISLVLNLLELAHLLCRCLSRGMKAQRGQDAPPPRGASSEPYADQVFFYLPMGEGPSSPPCPTYNGLSSSEQNWANLTTEERLASSRAPLFLDPPPESGQKSPSRPSSSASKKQYV